A genomic window from Canis aureus isolate CA01 chromosome 2, VMU_Caureus_v.1.0, whole genome shotgun sequence includes:
- the C1QTNF7 gene encoding complement C1q tumor necrosis factor-related protein 7 isoform X1 gives MPRKEPKMFILLYVTSFAICASGQPRGNQFKGESYSPRYICSIPGLPGPPGPPGANGSPGPHGRIGLPGRDGRDGRKGEKGEKGAAGLRGKTGPLGLAGEKGDQGETGKKGPVGPEGEKGEVGPVGPPGAKGDRGEQGDPGPPGICRCGSIMLKSAFSVGITTSYPEERLPIIFNKVLFNEGEHYNPATGKFICAFPGIYYFSYDITLANKHLAIGLVHNGQYRIKTFDANTGNHDVASGSTVIYLQPEDEVWLEIFFTDQNGLFSDPGWADSLFSGFLLYVDTDYLDSISEDDEL, from the exons AGCCAAAGATGTTTATCTTGCTCTATGTTACAAGTTTTGCCATTTGTGCCAGTGGACAGCCTCGAGGTAATCAGTTCAAAGGAGAGAGCTACTCCCCAAGATATATCTGTAGCATTCCTGGCTTACCTGGACCTCCAGGACCCCCTGGAGCAAATGGTTCCCCTGGGCCCCATGGTCGGATCGGCCTTCCAGGACGAGATGGTAGAGACggcaggaaaggagagaaaggtgaAAAGGGAGCTGCAG GTTTGAGAGGTAAGACTGGACCGCTGGGCCTTGCTGGAGAGAAAGGTGACCAAGGAGAGACTGGAAAGAAAGGACCTGTGGgaccagagggagaaaaaggggaAGTAGGTCCAGTTGGACCTCCTGGAGCAAAGGGGGACAGAGGAGAGCAAGGAGACCCAGGGCCGCCTGGAATTTGTAGATGTGGAAGCATCATGCTCAAATCTGCCTTTTCTGTTGGCATCACAACCAGCTACCCAGAAGAAAGGCTACCAATTATATTTAACAAGGTCCTCTTTAATGAGGGAGAGCACTACAACCCTGCGACTGGGAAGTTCATCTGTGCCTTCCCAGGGATCTATTACTTTTCTTATGATATCACATTGGCGAATAAGCATCTGGCAATCGGGCTGGTACACAATGGACAGTACCGGATAAAGACCTTTGATGCCAACACGGGGAACCATGACGTGGCTTCGGGATCCACGGTCATCTATCTACAGCCAGAAGACGAAGTCTGGCTGGAGATCTTCTTCACTGACCAGAATGGCCTCTTCTCAGACCCAGGTTGGGCAGACAGCTTGTTCTCCGGATTTCTCTTATATGTTGACACAGATTATCTAGATTCCATATCAGAAGATGATGAGCTGTGA
- the C1QTNF7 gene encoding complement C1q tumor necrosis factor-related protein 7 isoform X2, producing MFILLYVTSFAICASGQPRGNQFKGESYSPRYICSIPGLPGPPGPPGANGSPGPHGRIGLPGRDGRDGRKGEKGEKGAAGLRGKTGPLGLAGEKGDQGETGKKGPVGPEGEKGEVGPVGPPGAKGDRGEQGDPGPPGICRCGSIMLKSAFSVGITTSYPEERLPIIFNKVLFNEGEHYNPATGKFICAFPGIYYFSYDITLANKHLAIGLVHNGQYRIKTFDANTGNHDVASGSTVIYLQPEDEVWLEIFFTDQNGLFSDPGWADSLFSGFLLYVDTDYLDSISEDDEL from the exons ATGTTTATCTTGCTCTATGTTACAAGTTTTGCCATTTGTGCCAGTGGACAGCCTCGAGGTAATCAGTTCAAAGGAGAGAGCTACTCCCCAAGATATATCTGTAGCATTCCTGGCTTACCTGGACCTCCAGGACCCCCTGGAGCAAATGGTTCCCCTGGGCCCCATGGTCGGATCGGCCTTCCAGGACGAGATGGTAGAGACggcaggaaaggagagaaaggtgaAAAGGGAGCTGCAG GTTTGAGAGGTAAGACTGGACCGCTGGGCCTTGCTGGAGAGAAAGGTGACCAAGGAGAGACTGGAAAGAAAGGACCTGTGGgaccagagggagaaaaaggggaAGTAGGTCCAGTTGGACCTCCTGGAGCAAAGGGGGACAGAGGAGAGCAAGGAGACCCAGGGCCGCCTGGAATTTGTAGATGTGGAAGCATCATGCTCAAATCTGCCTTTTCTGTTGGCATCACAACCAGCTACCCAGAAGAAAGGCTACCAATTATATTTAACAAGGTCCTCTTTAATGAGGGAGAGCACTACAACCCTGCGACTGGGAAGTTCATCTGTGCCTTCCCAGGGATCTATTACTTTTCTTATGATATCACATTGGCGAATAAGCATCTGGCAATCGGGCTGGTACACAATGGACAGTACCGGATAAAGACCTTTGATGCCAACACGGGGAACCATGACGTGGCTTCGGGATCCACGGTCATCTATCTACAGCCAGAAGACGAAGTCTGGCTGGAGATCTTCTTCACTGACCAGAATGGCCTCTTCTCAGACCCAGGTTGGGCAGACAGCTTGTTCTCCGGATTTCTCTTATATGTTGACACAGATTATCTAGATTCCATATCAGAAGATGATGAGCTGTGA